A stretch of the Bos indicus isolate NIAB-ARS_2022 breed Sahiwal x Tharparkar chromosome 13, NIAB-ARS_B.indTharparkar_mat_pri_1.0, whole genome shotgun sequence genome encodes the following:
- the RNF114 gene encoding E3 ubiquitin-protein ligase RNF114, translating into MAAQAQAPARDGGAQLAGPAAEADPLGRFTCPVCLEVYEKPVQVPCGHVFCSACLQECLKPKKPVCGVCRSALAPGVRAVELERQIESTETSCHGCRKNFFLSKIRAHVATCSKYQNYIMEGVKATTKDASRQPRSVPNRYTFPCPYCPEKNFDQEGLVEHCKLSHSTDTKSVVCPICASMPWGDPNYRSANFIEHLQRRHQFSYDTFVDYDVDEEDMINQVLQRSIIDQ; encoded by the exons ATGGCGGCGCAGGCGCAGGCCCCGGCCCGTGATGGTGGTGCGCAGCTGGCAGGACCCGCGGCGGAGGCCGACCCCCTGGGCCGCTTCACGTGTCCCGTGTGCCTGGAGGTGTACGAGAAGCCGGTGCAGGTGCCCTGCGGACACGT CTTTTGCTCTGCATGCCTGCAGGAATGTCTGAAGCCGAAGAAGCCTGTCTGTGGCGTGTGTCGCAGCGCTCTGGCGCCTGGCGTCCGAGCCGTGGAGCTCGAGCGGCAGATTGAGAGCACAGAGACTTCCTGCCACGGCTGCCGTAAAAAT TTCTTCCTGTCCAAGATCCGGGCACATGTGGCTACCTGTTCCAAGTACCAGAATTACATCATGGAAGGTGTGAAGGCCACCACCAAGGACGCGTCTCGTCAACCAAG AAGCGTCCCAAACCGGTATACTTTCCCTTGTCCTTACTGTCCTGAGAAGAATTTTGATCAAGAAGGACTTGTGGAACACTGCAAGTTATCCCATAGCACGGACACCAAATCTGTG GTGTGTCCCATATGCGCCTCGATGCCCTGGGGAGACCCCAACTACCGCAGCGCCAACTTCATCGAGCACCTCCAGCGCCGGCACCAGTTCTCCTACGACACCTTCGTG GATTACGACGTGGATGAGGAAGACATGATTAACCAGGTGCTGCAGCGCTCCATCATTGACCAGTGA